TCCGAACCGGTATTGTAACCGTATGGCTACTCACACCGCCCCTCCCCAGCGCCGATTCGATTCCCCCGAGCAGGAGGCGTTCCTCAACTTGTGGCGGACGTTCGACCGCCTTCGCGCGATGGAAGAGGAACTGTTCGCCCGGTACGACCTGACACCGCAACAGTACAACGCGCTGCGGTTGCTCCGGGCCGCCAGCCCGGAGGCGCTCCGCACGCTGGACCTGAGCACCCGACTCGTGTCTCGCGCCCCCGACACCACCCGCTTGCTCGACAAATTGGCCGAGCGCCAACTGATCGAGCGCCACCGCCCGGCCACGAACCGCCGCGAGGTCCGCGTCGGCATCACTGCGGCCGGGATCGCCCTCCTCGAGAAGCTCCATGAGCCCCTGCGGGAGTGTCACGCGCGACAACTCGGCCACCTGTCCCGCACACAACTTCGCGATCTGACCGACCTCCTCCGCACCGCCCGGTTGCCCCACGAGGACGCCGACAGTAGCTGGCGGTGACTCTCCTATCCTTCCCGGAGTCCGACATGAGTTCCGATAACACCCCCGACGTCATCGTGATCGGCGGCGGACCGGCCGGCAGCACGGTCTCGACCCTGCTCGCCCAGCGGGGCGCCAAGGTCCGGCTATACGAGCGCGACACGTTCCCGCGGTTCCACATCGGCGAGTCGTTGATTCCCGAGACGTACTGGGTGTTCAAGCGCCTGAACATGCTCGACAAGATGAAGGCCAGTGCGTTCGTCAAGAAGTACAGCGTGCAGTTCGTGAACGCCCAGGGGAAGCTGTCGGCCCCGTTCTACTTCGACGAGAACAAGCCGGGCGAGCAGTCACAGACGTGGCAAGTGATCCGCAGTGAGTTCGACACCATGATGCTCGACAACGCGCGCGAGCACGGGGTCGACGTCCGCCAGCCGGCGCGCGTGCTGGAAGTGCTGTTCGAGGGCGATCGCGCGGTCGGGGTGAAGGTTCAAAAGGAGGGCGGCGGATCGGAAGAGGTCCGGGCAAAGGTGGTGGTGGACGCCAGCGGGCAGAGCACGATGCTCCAGAACAAGTTCAAGTTGCGGCTGTGGGATCCGATACTCAACAAGGGAGCCATCTGGACCTACTGGGAGGGCGCGTACCGCGACGCCGGTAAGGACGAGGGCGCGACGGTCGTGATCCAGACGCCCAACAAGCAGGGGTGGTGGTGGTACATCCCTCAGCACGATAACACGGTGAGTATTGGTGTGGTGGCCCCGTTCGACTACCTGTTCAAGGGGCGCGGGGGCCACGAACAGGTGTTCAACGAGGAGAAGGACGCCTGCCCGGAGGTCATCAAGCGGCTCTCCACGGGCCAGCGCCGCGGCGGGTACTACGCGACGAAGGATTACTCCTACCGCTCGTCGCAGGTGGCCGGCGACGGGTGGGTGCTGATCGGGGACGCCTTCGGGTTCCTCGACCCGCTGTACTCCTCCGGCGTGCTCCTGGCGCTGAAGTCGGGGGAACTGGCCGCGGACGCGATTGCAGATGGACTGGCCGCGGGTGACACCTCGGCCGCGCAGTTGGGCCGGTGGGGGGACGTGTTCAACAAGGGCGTGGACCGGATGCGCCGGCTCGTGTGCGAGTACTACGACGGGTTCAGCTTCGGGCGGTTCGTGAAGACGTACCCGCACCTGAAGGGGAAGGTGACCGACCTGCTCATCGGCGACCTGTTCGATGACCACGTGGACGAGGTTTGGGGGCCGCTGGAGTCGCTCTACGCGCCGGACAAGACGGCCATCCCGACGTGGAAAGACGGCACCCCGCCCGACGACGTTAATAAGGTGAATGAACTGTACCTGCCCGAAGACCCGATGCGGTAAGGTCCAACGCGGTCCCTCTCCCCAAGGCGCGCCGGCTCATGAAATCGTGGTTCCGTTCAGAAGACGTCCTCGCTGTTCTGATCGGCGTGCTCCTCATCGGCCTCAGTCTGGCCACGCTCACCGGGGCGAACCTGCTCGGCTGGTCGGTGGCCGTGAAGGAGTGGGCCGACCCCGCGAAGGCACTCGTCCCGTCGTCTTCCGCGTTCGCGGGGCTGACCGGGATCGGCGCCTTCGCGGCCACCTTTGTGTTTCTGCTCGGCGTGCTGTCCGCCGGTGCGGTGTTCCTGCGCACCAGCCCGGCGCGCTTCGCCGTCCGGTTCGCCGTGCTGTTCGTACTCGCGTTTCTCTGTTGGGTCGCCGGGCACAACGCCTACATCGCGGCCAACCCGAACAAGCTCCCGGCGGGCGTCGGCTGGGCACTGGGCCTGACCGGAGAGGCCGGGTACCTGCTCGCGCTGATCGGCGGGTTGCTCATCGGGAACCTCTTCCCGCGCGCAGGCGCCTGGTTCAAGGACGCGGCCCGCTCGGAGCTGTTCATCAAAGTCGGTATCGTGATCTACGGTGCGGTTCTCGGGGCGAAAGCGGCCGAGGAATCGGTCCGGGCGACCGCGATCCTGTTCCGCGGGTTGGCGGCCATCATTGAGGCGTACCTCATCTACTGGGCGCTGGTGTACCTGATCGCGCGGAAGGTGTTCGGGTTCAGTCGCGAGTGGGCCGCCCCCCTCGCCTCAGGTATCTCGATTTGCGGTGTCACCGCGGCGATCACTACGGGGGCCGCGATTCGCGCCCGACCGGTGGTGCCGGTCATGGTATCGTCGCTGGTGGTCGTGTTCGCGGTCTTCGAGATGTTAGTGCTCCCGAAACTCGCACACGTGATCCTGCCCGACGAACCAATGGTTGCCGCCGGGTGGATGGGGCTGGCCGTGAAAACGGACGGCGCCGCGTTCTCCAGCGGGGAGATCACGGCCGGGCTCTATTACCCCGACGAAAAAGACCCGGCCCGGAAGTGGATGGCACTGACGACCACGACGGTGAAGGTGTTCATCGACGTGTTTATCGGGATCTGGGCACTGGTTCTGTCCGTAATCTGGTCGTGGAAGATCGACAAGCGCCCGGGCCGGGGGCTCCCGCTCCGCGAGATCTGGGAGCGGTTCCCCAAGTTCGTGTTCGGCTACGCGGTGACGTTCGGCACGTTCTTCGCCATCGGGGTATCGGACCCGGGTGTGATCGGCGACCTGAAACGCGGGACCGATCAGGCCGACGTGTTCCGCAGACTGTTCTTCGTGCTGACGTTCTTCAGCATCGGGCTGGCGACGAACGTGCGCCGACTCTGGGCCGAGGGGTTGGGGCGCCTCGCGCTGGTGTACGTGGTGAACCTGTTCGGGTTCGTGATCTGGATCGGGCTGGCGATCTCGTGGCTGTTCTTTCACGGGGTGCCGGCGGGGGGAAAGTGAAATGGAAAAGCCGAACGTCCCTCCGACCGACGCGGAGATGGCCCGCGAACTGGCTCAAGTCGAAGCCGAGCCGCTGCTGCCCGCTGAAAAGTGGCTGATCGGCGGGAGCCTGGCCCTCGGCGCAGTTTTACTCGGCCTGTTGCTCTGGGTGAGCCGAACGTATTTTCCCGTCGGCTCGAACTGAGAACCGAGCGGCCGGTTTTGCAACGACCCGAACCCGGTCGATTCGGGAAGCAACCGGCGGTACGCACTGACGAGTTCACGTCCGGCCCGGCCCCGAGCTGTTCGCATACTGCCGATTGCCCGCCTCCATCGGGCACATTTCGCTTCAACTTTGTTCGTGCGCCCGAGGTAACCAAAGGCGTCGTCCGAAGCCCCTCCTTGCACAAATCCACGAAATAATCCCAGGTAGAAACAGCGTTCCAAGCACAGCCGACGGCCCTCGTTTTCGTTTCCACGATTTTCGCGCGACGCACTCGGTGTGGGTTAGAGGGGCGGATGAATTCGATGCGACTGGCAAAACAATGCAAGATTATTTAAATATCATTAGCTCAATATTGCCGCGGGATGGCTTGCCGCCACGGTTGAAATTGCGACAATGTCCACAAAAGCGAATTCCCTCGGGTGCAGCATGAGGCTACTTGTCACCATATCTTGCATTCTCGCCGCGATCTCAGTCGCTTCATTCGTCTACTGGGCCAAAGGGCCAGTTCGCGCCGAGTCGGTGGCCGCTCCCGTCCGCCGCGGAGTTCACTTTCTCGAGCCAGATAAACAATTAGGCGCCGTTCGCCTTAATGAGACGATTCACGATTCGTTTACGCTCGTCAACGATACTGACCGGACCATTATGATCGGCGAGCCGATGAAGAGTTGTTCATGCACGACCGCCGAACTGGATCGCCGGGAATTGGCTCCTGGGGAACGGTGCTCGCTGAAGTTCGCAATCAACGCCGGTGGGAACCGCGTTCCTCGGAGGGAAACCATCGCCCTCGTCTGTACAAGTGCTGGATCGGACGCGGTTCAAGTATTCGGCAGGGTGTACTTCGCACCAAAGGGCGTTTTTGAAATAGATCCGACTGAAGTGATCTTGACGCGAGCGAAGCCAAAGGCCACGTTTGTTGTTAGTACCGCTTCGACGGCGGAGCAGAATAAAGTGATTGATGTTCGATCAAATCATCAATGCGTGCATGTGGATGCTGGTGCTCTGCCGATTGTGACACTCGAACTGGATCTCAACACACGGGACGAGGCCGTACTTGAAGCGGAGTGTATTATTACCACGAATAATCCAAGTGAAGAAACGATTCGGGTGCCCGTTCGGGTTCGCAAATAGTGAATCGCGATTTCTTGCCTTATTTAGGAGGTACGTTATGCGAAAGCTCGCGTGTATGGTCGCTTTCGGCTTCGCAACCACGCTGGTACTGGCAATCGCTGCGATAGCCAACCCCACTTGCGATGGGACGAAACCAAAAAGTATTGTATGTGACGGCACGGTACCAGCGGGCTACTATCAGTCTTCACAGTGCCAAGGCGACTTGTCGCACAATGGCGCGTGTCTGAATGCAATTGCATTCAATATCGAATATTTCGGCTGCACGTCTCCCGCGGTCGATCCGGCTACAGGGCAATATATATCGTATTGCGCCGACAGTGTCGCATCTCAAGAATGTACTCAAAAGCGGATCTGCGTCGGTGAAACCAAGACCAAGGGTGATGGTACGTTGTACACGAACTGCTCTCAAAAAGGCGAAATCGTGATAACCAAAAGGCTTGTCAAGGAGGATCTCGGCCGAGAAGGGGCTTCGGTCAATATAAAATGCGCAGTAATTGTCGTTGCACCTCCGCCACCTCCGCCACCAGCTGCGCCCTAATTGTCGCTACATGGATCGAGTAGGTCCACATCTCAGAAACGGGTGGTCGCAATTGCCCGCCCGTTAGCCGTGACCACGTGAAACGATTTTGACTCGGTAGATAAGCAAAAATAATTGAATTTCCGGACAACTGGCTTTTCGAGGGCGCGGAATGGAATTCGCTTCAATTATTTTTCTCGTTCTCTCACCGGGGGCACCTGCCGACAAAGCTGAGGCTGTTGTTGCCCAGAAGTCGCGGATGCCAAACCGCTATCAACTGAAGCTCCGCGTGGAATCGCGCACGCCAAACGCGCCGCCGCCGCTCGAGTCCTCGTGGGACTCAACTCTACATATCTGGCGTGACGGGAACAAATTTCGCGTCGATCACTTGGACGCTCACTACACGCCCCCGCGACCGAATCACGATAGTCACGATCGGCGAGTCACGTGTGAGAATTGCGAGAAAGAAGGTTACGGAATTGTGACCACTGTGGTACGGGGTTCTCCCCCAACGCTTCATACGGTCGAGTTCGTTCGCCTTGGCACACGCAATTTAGATGGATACTGCACCTATTTCGACTGGCGATATTTCGGGTTGAGCAACGACCGGCCATGCGGATACCCGAAACTTCATATTGGCTCCGACTTTCCCGGCTTTTTTGGCCGGTCCGATGTCCAAACAAGGCGCGAAAACCGAGGCGGGGTTCCGTGTCTTGTCGCGGCCATGTCCAGAAAGACGGGGCACCTCCAGCAATCCGTTTGGCTTAGTGAACGCGAAGAGTTTAATCCGGTCTTTTTCGAGGACAAGTTCGAGGTCGTTGGAGGGGAACCCGAAAGCCGAACGACGGAGGTGAGTTGGCAACTGACCCCGGGAGGGCATCGGTACCCGAAAACGGTGAAACACAACACGACGATTTCGTTCAACGGTGCGAAATACCCGGGTGAAGAAATCGTCACGGTGACACACGCCGATTTCGACAGCGCCATCGATCCTGCGGTCTTCACGCTCGCTGGCCTCGGGTTGAACGAGAATCAGGCGATCGGGCTTCCCGATTTGAAACCTTCCGAGCGGCCACTGTGGCGGAACGGCAAGGTCGATGAGTCGTACACGCTCGGCCAATACACGGCCGATATGCTCGGGCCCCAGACGGCAGTTGCCGACGGTCCGAAAACCGTGGCCAACTACCCGGCTGAAGGCAGCACGACTCTCACCGTGAGCATTGTTACCGCGCTACTGGCAGTCGTAACCGCGGTACTCGCGGTCGTCATCCGCCGGCGGAGGGCCGCGGGATGACGGAGCTCACCCGATCACTTCGGCGCCGAGGCGTCAGTTTGGTGGAAGTGCTGGTGGTCGTGAGCATCCTGTCGTTCCTGTTCGCCCTGCTCATACCCGCAGTGCAGCGCGCTCGGGCGGCGGCCACACGAATGGGCTGTCAGTCGAACCTCCGACAGATCGCCCTCGCGACGCACGGCTACGAGTCCGCTCACGGCCAACTGCCGCCCGCGTTCCGTCACCGGCGTACCGACCCGGAGACGCCCAACCTTCAGTGGCCGCTGCTGATCGCGCCGTACCTCGAACTCGAGGCCAACTGGCGGACGGCGGTGGACGATTTTCGGCGCGAGCGGGACGCGATATTCCCGTCGCCGCACCGCGGCCTGTCCGTGCCACTGAAACCGTTCTCCTGCCCGTCGGACCCGCGAACTGCCGTGAGCTGGGAGGTCACGTTCGTCTACTCACTCGCCCGGCCCCGCCCGGCCCTCGTCACCCGATCGTTCGCGCTCACCTCGTACCTCGGGAACGGGGGCGAGGTCAGCGCGCGGCGAGACGGCGTCATCATCGCGGACGGCACCGTAACTCTGTTACATGTAACGGACGGCACTTCCAATACGCTCGCGTTCGGCGAACGCCCGCCGCCAAAGAACTTAATGCTCGGGTGGTTGTATTACGGGTGGGGAGCACACGCGAACGGAGCGGGCGAACTCAGTTCTGTCATGGGCGTTAATGATCCGAACCCGTTTGTCTGGAGGGTACCGGACGCGAGTTGCGGTCCCGGGCCGTTCCCGTATCAACGACCGGATTTGAACTCTGAGGCCGACTGCGCCCAGTTCCAGTATTGGTCCTTGCACTCCGGGGGTGCCAACTTCGCTTTTTGCGACGGTTCCGTTCGCGTCCTCGCGTATCGGGCCAACTCGATATTGGCCGCGCTAGCCACCCGCGCCGGGGGCGAAGTGGTTGCTCCCGACTGATTCCGATACCACGCCACTCGAGCAACGCGGCGCAAGTCGGTTGAGAGTTGGTGCTCGGGCACTCGACATCGAGCGCCCGAGTTCAATCAGCATGTGCAATGCAGAAGCGATCAACTACGGAGCGGCAGATGGCAGGGCCTCGGGCACACTAGCGCGGTGAGGTGCCGACCAACGGGGGCACGTTGACCGCGGGTCGTGCAACGGGTTGCCGGCTCGCGCGCACGCGGTAGTTATCGCCGGCCGTGCCGGTCGCCAACCGCTCGGCTTCTTTCTCGGTCTTGATCCCCGTGTGCAAGAGCGTGTGCAGACCGGGCTGGGCGGCCTCGATCGCGTCCCACTCGCGCTGTTCGCACACCACGTTCCCGCCGACTTTACCCTTGTCCATTGTCATCCGGTACACGACCCACGCATGGCAAATCTCACGTGCGCGCATTGCTTCTCCGTTATGGGCGATAGTGTATTGTACCCGCGCCGCGCGCCGAATCCGTCGAGAATATTCCCACTTCCGCGCCCGTGCGGTACCGCTATGCGGTACCGGTTCGAGATTCGATCGAATGGAACTGGCGTTTGTAGTTGCCTACACACATGTTGTGACGATGTCACAGCGCGACGAACTCGCGCCGCACGGGTGCAGTAATTCAGGTGCGCAACCGGCCGACCACGAACCGGTGCCCGTCGCCTAACACCTCCGGGCCGAGCCGGGCGAGGCCCAAAGCGCTGCGGTTCCCGGTGTTCGTACCCACGGGTCGGTGTCGGGATCTGGGGGATCGCGACCCGATACGAGGCGAGGACGTCGGTGTACACGGTGCCCCGGTCCGATACCCGCGCGGGAGCGCGTCCCACAATCGCTGAGCCGTGGCTGCGGACCGGTCATCGCCAGCACCCGCCGGGTTCCGCTTCCAAGGCTACCCACACTCACTGGACCTGGTCTTCGGACCCCGCGAAGTTCCACAACTCATCGGCCTCGATCACGACCGGGGCCGACTTTGGGGGCGGTTCCGGATCGTCCGGGGTTTGTTCCCGGTACAGGGCGTTGACGAAGTTGTGAACCCAGGACCGGGATCGGCCCGTGGCCCGTGCGATGGCCCGATCCCCGAGTCGCTCGGCCAGCAACCGGCACAGATCAAGATCGGTTGCGCCGCCCCGCCACTACGAACGGAATCTGCGTGCCGATACTACGGTGTTCGTGTTCGCTCTGCCGGAGTCGGGATGGTAAACTGGGGAGACCCACCGACCGCTCCCCGGAGTGCGCTGATGCCCGTCCGGTCTCTCGCCGCGCTACTGGTGCTCGCCTCACCCCTCGCTGCGTCTGCTGCCGAAGTGTCGTTCGAGCGCGAAGTGCTCCCCGTGCTCACGCGGGCCGGGTGCAACGCGGGCGCGTGCCACGGCAACCTCAACGGCAAGGGCGGGCTGAAGCTCTCGCTCAAGGGCGAAGAGGTGACCGGAGACTTCGCCGTTCTCACGCGCGACATGCTCGCACGACGAATCGACCCCATTAAGCCCGACGAGAGTCTTCTTCTCCAAAAGGCCACCGCACAGGTGCCGCACGAAGGCGGGGCGCGCTTCGCGAAGAGCGCTCCCGAGTACGCGGTCCTTCGCGATTGGATCGCGCGCGGCGCCAAGTTCGATGCGCCGGGCGGGGCCGCTCTCACCAAACTCACGGTCACCCCCGCGAGTCAAATCCTGGTGGACCCGGCCGATCGCTTTCAGGTCAAAGCGCTCGCACATTTCTCCGACGGCACCACGCGCAACGTCACTTCGCTCGCCGCGTTCGAGTTCACCGCAGTTGGTGTCGCGAAGATCACGCCCGTGGGCGAAGTGGTCCGCGAACAAACTGGCGAGGTCGTGCTGCTCGTGCGGTACCTCTCGCACGTCGAACCGGTCCGCATCGTCTTCCTGCCGGACCGCCCGGTTCCCGACACGGTCAACTTCCCCACGAATAACGCGATCGACCGATTGGTGTTCGCGCAGTTGAAAGAGTTGCGTCTGAAGCCGGCGGAATTGTCCCCCGACCACGTTTTCTTGCGTCGGGCGTTTCTTGATGCACTCGGCGTTCTGCCCACGCCCGCCGAAACGCGCGCGTTTCTTGATGACACCGATCCGAAGAAGCGCGCGAAACTGATCGATTCCCTCCTCGCGCGCCCCGAGTTCGCCGAGTATTGGGCACAGAAGTGGTCGGACCTTTTGCGCAACGAAGAGAAGTCGCTCGACAAGAAGGGCGTCGCGGTGTTCTACCGGTGGATCGCGGCCCAACTCGCCGCGGACCGGCCCCTCAACGAATTCGCACGCGACATCATCGCCGCCCGCGGAAGCACTTATGCGAATCCGCCCGCGAACTTCTGGCGCGCGGTCCGCGACCCGTTGATGCGTTCGGAATCCGTTGCGCAAGTGTTCCTCGGCATCCGTATCGGCTGCGCGCGGTGCCACAACCACCCGTTCGACCGGTGGACGATTGATGATTACTACGGCTTCGGGGCGCTGTTCGCCCGCATCGATTACCGCATTTTAGAGAACAACAAGAAGGACAATCTGGACAAGCACGAGTTCGTGGGCGAGCAGATCGTGTGGCAGAACCGCACGTCGGAGATGCCGAACCCGCGCACGAAGCTGTCCGCGAAACCGCGCTTCTTGGGCGCCTCCACACCGGAAATGGGTGAAAGCGCCGACCGGCTCGCCGCCGTCGCGGACTGGATCGCGGCGCCGAGTAACCCGTTCTTCGCAAAGGCGCAGGTGAACCGGATCTGGTTGCACCTGATGGGGCGCGGACTGGTCGACCCGAACGACGACTTCCGCGCGACCAACCCGCCGACGAACCCGGAGTTACTCGCTTGGCTCGCGGAAGACTTTGCCAAAGGCGGATTCCGCCTCAAGCGCACCGTGAAGACGATCATGCTGAGCCACACCTACCAACTGAGTGCGACGGTGCGCGACAGTACCACGATGGGTGACGACCTCCACAACTCGCACGCGACCGTAATGCCGCTGGAAGCGGAGCAATTGCTCGACGCCCTCGCACAAGTGACCGGCGTGCCGGTGCAGTTTAAGGGGTACCCGCTCGGGATGCGTGCGAACCAGATCCCGGCCCCGCCCCAATCCGGCCGGCGCGGGTTTGAAGGCATGAGCGAGCGCTTCCTGAAGGTATTCGGGAAACCCGACCGCCTGCTCACCTGCGAGTGCGAACGCAACGACGACCCGGGCTTGCTCCAGGCGTTCCAGCTCATTACGGGTGAGTTGATGAACACGCTGGTGCGAGATTCCAACAACCGGCTCGGCAAGATGCTCTCCGCCGGTAAAACGGACGCGGAGATGCTCGACGAGTTCTACCTCGCCGCGCTGTGCCGGTCACCAACTTCGACCGAAGCGAAGAAACTGCTCGCGTACCTCGCGGCCGCGAAGGATCGCCGCGCCGCGTGGGAAGACGTGCTCTGGGCGCTGCTGAATAGCAAGGAATTCTTGCTGAGACGATAGTGCCGTTCCGAGTGCTTGCGGGCGAACGAGCCGCGACCGCAAGGGAGCGGGGAACGACTCCCATGTTAACCAGGATTCCGCGAACCGACTGTGCCTCATAGTGGGCTAGCGAGCCGCTTTGCGCGGAGGTGCCTCCCGCTCCCTTGCGGTCGCGGCTCGTTACAAGAAAACTGGATTAGCCCCGAAGGGGCGGCAGATAGTAGCCAGGGGTGGAACCCCTGGCGCTGCCCGCCGGGGGTTCCACCCCTGGCGCGCTGCCCGCCGGGGTTGTGCGTCGCTCCACCAAGGGTTGCGCGTTGCTCCACCCCT
The Gemmata palustris DNA segment above includes these coding regions:
- a CDS encoding MarR family winged helix-turn-helix transcriptional regulator; this encodes MATHTAPPQRRFDSPEQEAFLNLWRTFDRLRAMEEELFARYDLTPQQYNALRLLRAASPEALRTLDLSTRLVSRAPDTTRLLDKLAERQLIERHRPATNRREVRVGITAAGIALLEKLHEPLRECHARQLGHLSRTQLRDLTDLLRTARLPHEDADSSWR
- a CDS encoding NAD(P)/FAD-dependent oxidoreductase, with the translated sequence MSSDNTPDVIVIGGGPAGSTVSTLLAQRGAKVRLYERDTFPRFHIGESLIPETYWVFKRLNMLDKMKASAFVKKYSVQFVNAQGKLSAPFYFDENKPGEQSQTWQVIRSEFDTMMLDNAREHGVDVRQPARVLEVLFEGDRAVGVKVQKEGGGSEEVRAKVVVDASGQSTMLQNKFKLRLWDPILNKGAIWTYWEGAYRDAGKDEGATVVIQTPNKQGWWWYIPQHDNTVSIGVVAPFDYLFKGRGGHEQVFNEEKDACPEVIKRLSTGQRRGGYYATKDYSYRSSQVAGDGWVLIGDAFGFLDPLYSSGVLLALKSGELAADAIADGLAAGDTSAAQLGRWGDVFNKGVDRMRRLVCEYYDGFSFGRFVKTYPHLKGKVTDLLIGDLFDDHVDEVWGPLESLYAPDKTAIPTWKDGTPPDDVNKVNELYLPEDPMR
- a CDS encoding putative sulfate exporter family transporter, yielding MKSWFRSEDVLAVLIGVLLIGLSLATLTGANLLGWSVAVKEWADPAKALVPSSSAFAGLTGIGAFAATFVFLLGVLSAGAVFLRTSPARFAVRFAVLFVLAFLCWVAGHNAYIAANPNKLPAGVGWALGLTGEAGYLLALIGGLLIGNLFPRAGAWFKDAARSELFIKVGIVIYGAVLGAKAAEESVRATAILFRGLAAIIEAYLIYWALVYLIARKVFGFSREWAAPLASGISICGVTAAITTGAAIRARPVVPVMVSSLVVVFAVFEMLVLPKLAHVILPDEPMVAAGWMGLAVKTDGAAFSSGEITAGLYYPDEKDPARKWMALTTTTVKVFIDVFIGIWALVLSVIWSWKIDKRPGRGLPLREIWERFPKFVFGYAVTFGTFFAIGVSDPGVIGDLKRGTDQADVFRRLFFVLTFFSIGLATNVRRLWAEGLGRLALVYVVNLFGFVIWIGLAISWLFFHGVPAGGK
- a CDS encoding DUF1573 domain-containing protein; its protein translation is MRLLVTISCILAAISVASFVYWAKGPVRAESVAAPVRRGVHFLEPDKQLGAVRLNETIHDSFTLVNDTDRTIMIGEPMKSCSCTTAELDRRELAPGERCSLKFAINAGGNRVPRRETIALVCTSAGSDAVQVFGRVYFAPKGVFEIDPTEVILTRAKPKATFVVSTASTAEQNKVIDVRSNHQCVHVDAGALPIVTLELDLNTRDEAVLEAECIITTNNPSEETIRVPVRVRK
- a CDS encoding DUF1559 family PulG-like putative transporter, which gives rise to MTELTRSLRRRGVSLVEVLVVVSILSFLFALLIPAVQRARAAATRMGCQSNLRQIALATHGYESAHGQLPPAFRHRRTDPETPNLQWPLLIAPYLELEANWRTAVDDFRRERDAIFPSPHRGLSVPLKPFSCPSDPRTAVSWEVTFVYSLARPRPALVTRSFALTSYLGNGGEVSARRDGVIIADGTVTLLHVTDGTSNTLAFGERPPPKNLMLGWLYYGWGAHANGAGELSSVMGVNDPNPFVWRVPDASCGPGPFPYQRPDLNSEADCAQFQYWSLHSGGANFAFCDGSVRVLAYRANSILAALATRAGGEVVAPD
- a CDS encoding DUF1549 and DUF1553 domain-containing protein, producing MPVRSLAALLVLASPLAASAAEVSFEREVLPVLTRAGCNAGACHGNLNGKGGLKLSLKGEEVTGDFAVLTRDMLARRIDPIKPDESLLLQKATAQVPHEGGARFAKSAPEYAVLRDWIARGAKFDAPGGAALTKLTVTPASQILVDPADRFQVKALAHFSDGTTRNVTSLAAFEFTAVGVAKITPVGEVVREQTGEVVLLVRYLSHVEPVRIVFLPDRPVPDTVNFPTNNAIDRLVFAQLKELRLKPAELSPDHVFLRRAFLDALGVLPTPAETRAFLDDTDPKKRAKLIDSLLARPEFAEYWAQKWSDLLRNEEKSLDKKGVAVFYRWIAAQLAADRPLNEFARDIIAARGSTYANPPANFWRAVRDPLMRSESVAQVFLGIRIGCARCHNHPFDRWTIDDYYGFGALFARIDYRILENNKKDNLDKHEFVGEQIVWQNRTSEMPNPRTKLSAKPRFLGASTPEMGESADRLAAVADWIAAPSNPFFAKAQVNRIWLHLMGRGLVDPNDDFRATNPPTNPELLAWLAEDFAKGGFRLKRTVKTIMLSHTYQLSATVRDSTTMGDDLHNSHATVMPLEAEQLLDALAQVTGVPVQFKGYPLGMRANQIPAPPQSGRRGFEGMSERFLKVFGKPDRLLTCECERNDDPGLLQAFQLITGELMNTLVRDSNNRLGKMLSAGKTDAEMLDEFYLAALCRSPTSTEAKKLLAYLAAAKDRRAAWEDVLWALLNSKEFLLRR